Below is a window of Pirellulales bacterium DNA.
GAGAATGAGGTGCTGCGCCAATTGACCCTCGGAGCGACCAACAAGGCAATCGCACAAGCCCTGCACATCAGCTACGAGACCGTCAAGGAGCACGTGCAACATATTCTACGGAAGATCGGCGTCACGGACCGAACCCAGGCGGCGGTTTGGGCGGTTCGGAAGAAACTAGTCTGAATGCCGAATGCCGAATCGAGCATTCTTTATCTGGTTCTTTTTTTTGGCGGCGTCATATGGGCGGACCTTGCGAACCCCAGGCTGCGATCGGCCGCCTTGGGGGAGACCTTGAGCTTTACCGGGAGTTGGTGCGGAGCTTCCTCAACGACTCTGCCGGGTTGCTCCCTCGACTGCGCGCTGCCATCTCCGCAGGCGACGCTGACGCCCTCCACAAAGCGGCACATGGTTTGAAGGGAGTTGCAGCGACGTGCGGCGCAGTGGGCGTTGCCGAAGTTGCCGCCAGCCTGGAAGCGTCGGCCGTTGACCGCAACTTGAGCGTTATCGGCGAACTGAATGAACGACTGCATGCCGAGTTGGCCGGCGCGGCAAACCTGCTCGCGGTCTACTACTGGTAGTCGCGGCCGCCGCGTTCCGCCGCCCCGGCGATGGCCAATCTGAGTGGGTCTGGGCCACCTCGCGCGTGCTCTGAGAGATGGCCGATCAAGCTGGTCAACCGGCGGGCAGCATGGACGCCAACTGCCAGTATTTGTTTCCGAATCGCGAATCGGCCGATCGAAAAACAACTGGAGGCCAGCCAATCGTAGCACGCCACCGCTGCGATCGGAAAAGTCGGCAGAAGGTGGTCGGTTGGAGGAGGGCTGGGCCGGATCATGGCGGCGCCAATACTGCGACACTCGCGGCCAAAACGGGACCATCCGTCATCGTGCGGCGAATTCTAAGGTTCATTTCCCAGAGTCGGCACGATTTCTGCTCGTGGTTTCCGCAGCCGATCAGGCTGGTCGTTCCCCCCCATAGGCGCGGTGATCAATGGCAATTGGGCTGCAAGCACGGCAAAGGGAGTGGAAATCATGTTGAGGATGAGTCATCGCCGTTCTGGTTCCAAAAACCCTGCGGCCGCCGTAAGCGGAATCGCTGAGACCATTTGTGAAAGCGGCCGCGACCTTCGCGACAGCTTGCAGCAGATGGGATGCAAGGCCAAGAACATGGCACAGGTCGGCTGGGAGACCGCCCGCGGTACGGCCTCCGATTTCGTCGAGAAAGGGTGCCACAAAGCGATGGAGGTGAGCGAATCCTTGGAAACTCGAATTCGCACCCGTCCCTTGCGAGCAATTCTATCCGCCGCTGGGATTGGCTTCCTCGCGGGAATGCTCTTGAAACGCCGTCGCCCGTAAGGAACGACCGCCGCACGCAATGGACTCGAATTTTGCCATGAAATCGAACGAATACGGCCGCGATGGAGGATGTGGCCCGGCAAATCGAACGTTGCGGGTCTTATTTGTCGAGGACACTCCGGCCGGTCAGTTGGTAGGGCTGAGGCTCTTTCAAGCCCAGGGGTATCGAGTCTTTTTGGCGGCCAACGGGCGCGAAGCCGTCGAAATCTTTGATCGCGAGCCGGTCGATCTGGTCGTCATGGACCTTCACATGCCGGTCATGGACGGCTGGCAGGCCGTCCGCGAGATCCGTCGCCGCGAGAGCGAACGCCCAGTCCCCATCGTGGCGGTTAGCGCGTATTCGAACCCGACCGATCCGGAATGGTTCCACGCGGCCGGCATCAATGCCTTTGTCGCCAAACCCATCGACAAAGCGCGGCTCCTGCAGACGATCGCGCAACTTTGCTGGAAAGAAGAATCGCCCCGCGCGTCGGAATAGGCCGGATCGTCAACCCACGGGTTCGAGAGATCGCGGCAGCTTGGCCGGCTGCTGATCGGCGAGGTTGACCACCTGATCGATGCGAATGCCTAGAGTGCGAATCTTGTTGCGCAAGCTGCCCCGTGTAATACCCAGTATCTTGGCGGCCGTCGATTGATTGGCCCCCGTATGTCGCAGGACGCGGGTGAGCACGATCCGCTCGACGTATGCCGACACTTCGGCATACAGGTCGGTCGATCGGGCCTGCATCCTCTCGTCGACGAAATCCTCGAGGGCCGCGATTTCCCCCGGTCGCGATTCCATCTCGCCATTGGTTTCCCCGGCGGCCGATCGCACCGCGGGTGGCAAGAACCCCGGTAGAAGCACCGATCCAATCGCCTGAAGCAGCGCCTGCTTAAGCACGCTTTGAAACTCCCGCACATTGCCCGGCCAACGATAGCGCATCATCATTTCCAGGGCTTCAGGCGATACCTCGCAAACGTCCTTTCCAAGTTCGCGGCTGAAGCGGTGCAGAAAATGCTCCAACAGCACGGCGACGTCCTCGGTTCGCCCGCGGAGCGGCGGCAGTTTGATGCTGAAGCCGTTCAAACGGTAATAGAGATCGGGACGAAACTCACCTTTGCCGACCAACTCTTCCAGGTCCCGATTGGTGGCGGCGATGATCCGCACGTCGGTTTCAATCGTTTCATTGCCTCCCACCCGCTCGAACCGTTGCTCCTGCAGCACGCGCAGCACCTTGCTCTGCACGAGCGGGGTCATATCCCCGACTTCATCGAGAAACAGCGTTCCGCCGGAGCACTGCTCGAACTTCCCGATCCGCTTCGAATCGGCGCCGGTGAACGAGCCCTTTTCGTGACCGAACAATTCACTTTCCAACAGCGCTTCGGGAATCGCCGCGCAATTGACGGCCAGAAACCGTCCTGCCGATCGGGGGCTGTGCTGATAGATGGCCCGAGCGACTAATTCCTTTCCCGTGCCGCTTTCGCCATGAATCAACACCGTGACGTTTTGCGGCGCGACGCGGCCAATCGCCTTATACACCTCTTGCATCGCGGGGCAGCGGCCGATCAGGGCATCGCCGAGCTCGTCGGACTCGGATTCCTCGGCCATCGATACCGGCACGTGCATGAACCGGCGAATCTCGAACGCACGAGCGACCAACTCGCGCACTTTGGGAAAATCCAGCGGCTTCAGCAGATAGTCGAAGGCCCCCAGCTTCATCGCTTCGATCGCTGTGTCGCTCGCCCCGCCGGCCGTGATGAAAATCACCGGAATTTTCGGATCGAGTTGGTGCAGCTTCTCGAACATCGTCAGCCCAGACATGTCGGGCAGCACGATATCGAGAATCACCGTGTCGGGCCGATGCCGCTTGACCATTTCCAGCCCTTCCGCGCCCAACTCGGCCGTGAAGACCGTTGTGTCGGTGTCTTGAAAGACGCGGCGGAAAATCTGCAAGACCATCGCATCGTCGTCAATGACCAAGAGGGAAGGCATGGAAGGCTCCTTCATAGAAATCCGTGGCCCCAATTCTCATTGCCTTGCGGCGCGACTCGAACTCAATGATATACGGCGGAAACCACCAACGACTCGCCAGATTTGACCAAAGCGCCTTGCTCAACCAGGCTTTAGGCCTCCGCCGGGACGACGTGGACAGCCATGGCGACCGGCGATCGGGGCCAAAAAAAACACCCCTTCGCGAACTATGGCGAAAGGGTGCGGAAGCGTGCTGGACCTCTACCCATATCTAATTTAGAGAATCCTCAACGGGTTGTCAAACATTTGAGCCTCTGATGCCGAGAAATCGCTCCTTACCGGCGGCCAGAGTGTTTCCACCATCAAAGCCGACAGCACGCGAATTCAGTCCAGTCACATCGCTGTCGATCCCGAAAGTCTTGCGGAGTTCGGCTACATTCTCACGCCCCTTGCAGGCGCAAGCCGCTGGCCGACGCCGAAGCAAGCTGATCAGCGATTCACGCGCCCTTGGCTGACTGGCTAGCCGTTCTCAACCAAGGTCGCGTCCGCGATGGCGAGAGATCGTCGCCCTTGCACATAGCTCACACGCGTAACGCCGAGCATCCGCTTCAGCTTGTCGGCCGCAACGTCTTTGATCGGGCCGGGAGATTCCGCCTTGCCCGGTTCCGGTTGCGGAAAGGCGGTGGAGCGGGCTGAATGGAAGGTGATGTTGCCTTCGACCTTTTGCAGAATTTGATGGATGTGGCCGTTGAGGACGGTGACCGAGCCGAAACGCTTGAGGAGTGCGAGCGCCTGGGCGCTGTCCTCGGTGCCCCAGCCCCATTTCGGATAGACGGTCCAGAGCGGCACGTGCGCGAATACGACGATCGGCGTGCTGTCGGCCAACCCGGCCAAATCCTGCTTGAGCCAATCAATTTGGTCGGCGCCAAGCACGCCCAGCCCGCCAGCCTTGAGGTTCATCACGTTGACGAGACCAGCGAAATGCACTCCCCGGTAATCGAAGCTAAGCCAACCGTTGCCGCGAGTTCCCTTGCCGTAGCGCTCGAGATAGAGCTTGGCATCGTCGGTGAACACGTCGTGCTCACCCGGAACGTAAAACGCTCCGCCCACCTTCGCACGGCTGACAATTTGGGCGCAGGTATCGAATTCGGCCGGTTTGGCCAGATGGGTAAGGTCGCCTGTGTGCAGGAGCAGGGCGGGGGGTTCAGCGGCCGAGTTGATTTGCGCGACGGCGCGATCGAGCGTTCCGGCGACATCCTGGTTTGGCGCCTTCTTGAATCCGATATGGCTGTCGCTGATCTGCACGAATGTGAAATCGGCCTGCCCCGCCCCGCGGGGCTCATCGCCGAAGACGCGCGATGACAGCACGCCGCCGCTCACGCTCCAAATCAATCCCGTGCCGGCCCAAGCCATGCATTCGAGAAACCCGCGGCGATCGACACCGTCGTCCGATTGATTCACGGAAGTTGGAGAGGCTTCGCTACGATCGATATTGGAGCGGCAAGTCATGGATTTACCTTCGGTTTGGATGAGTGGTGGATTTGCAATTGACCAACAACGATTTACTGCAAGCTTTGTTTAACCCGGAGCCAACGTCGGCGGCGGGCCGTTCGCGAGATTCCGCTCTCGCCGTTGGCTCCGGTTTAAACAAACGTAACTACGTAACAACCGGGAACCGTGGCTTTCTGCCGATCTGGACCGGCGCCGCGCCGCAAAAATTCCCGCCCAGGTGAAACTTTTTCGCCGCGGGAATAAAATGGGATAGGTGGCGGTCTGTTTGTTGGGAGTCCTGCGGCTGTGGAGAATCCGTTTGCCTGTTGATGACGCCGATCTGCAATTCGAGATGAAGGTGCTCCCGCACCTCGACGCCGCATACAATTTGTCGCGCTGGTTGACGCGCAACGACCATGATGCGGAGGACGTCGTGCAAGAGGCGTGTCTCCGCGCGATTCGGTTCATTGCGACGCATCGCGGCGAGAACAGCCGCGGCTGGCTGCTGGCGATCGTGCGAAACACTTGTTGCACATGGCTGCAAAAGAATCGGCCGAGCGAATTGAACCGTACCCTGCCGGTAGACCAGACGAACGAACCGCCGAGCGGCGAGTTGGACCCGCCGGCGATGGCAATCCGAAAGGCTGATCGGGAAATGGTCCAACGGGCGGTCGAGGAATTGCCGATCGAGTACCGCGAGGTGATCGTGCTCCGCGAATTGGATGGAATGTCGTACAAAGAAGTGGCCGAGATCGTCGGCGTGCCGTTGGGGACCGTCATGTCGCGGCTCTCCCGGGCGCGAAAGCGGTTGGAACAATCGCTCGGCCAACGTTTGGAGAAAGAGGCTGACCGTGGAATGTGAAGAAACCCGCAACCTGATCCATGCCTATCTCGACGGCGAATTAGACCTCGTGCACTCGCTGGAGATCGATCGGCATTTGGAGAGTTGCCAGGCCTGCGCCGACTTGGCCCAGCGGACCGAAGCGGTGCGGACCGCTGTCCAAAGCCACGCGCCGCGGTTCGCCGCGCCTGCGGAACTCATCGAGCGGCTCCGCGATTTGTCGAGTGATGCGCCGAGCCCAGTACGCGTCGAGCGTCGCGCGCGCCCATATCGCTGGGAGGCGCTCGCGTCGGCAGCCGTCGTGATTGCGGTGATGGCCGTGGGCTGGAGTCTGATGCATGCCGCCCCGGGTGAGTCCGCCACGGACCGCATGGCGATGGAGCTTTACTCCAACCACATTCGCTCGCTGATGCCGGAGGGGGAGCATTTAATGGACGTGGCCTCGACCGATAAGCACACGGTCAAGCCTTGGTTCGCCGGGAAGATCGATTTCTCGCCGCGAGTCGAGGATTTGAAGGAAGAAGGATTTCCGTTGACTGGGGGCCGTTTGGATTTGCTCGACGGCCGGCCCGTCGCGGCGTTGGTCTACAAGCATGGCCCGGAGGCGAGTCCGCACATCATCAATCTCTTCATTCAGCCGCTGGCCGACGTTCCAGCGGCTGCCGATGAACCGAGAACCGATAGTTACCAGGGCTATCGGCTCATCTCGTGGCGCGACTCGGCGATGCGATACTGGGCTGTCTCCGATCTGAATCGCGAGGAGCTGGACCAGTTCGTC
It encodes the following:
- a CDS encoding DUF883 C-terminal domain-containing protein; translated protein: MLRMSHRRSGSKNPAAAVSGIAETICESGRDLRDSLQQMGCKAKNMAQVGWETARGTASDFVEKGCHKAMEVSESLETRIRTRPLRAILSAAGIGFLAGMLLKRRRP
- a CDS encoding Hpt domain-containing protein; this encodes MGGPCEPQAAIGRLGGDLELYRELVRSFLNDSAGLLPRLRAAISAGDADALHKAAHGLKGVAATCGAVGVAEVAASLEASAVDRNLSVIGELNERLHAELAGAANLLAVYYW
- a CDS encoding anti-sigma factor, which encodes MECEETRNLIHAYLDGELDLVHSLEIDRHLESCQACADLAQRTEAVRTAVQSHAPRFAAPAELIERLRDLSSDAPSPVRVERRARPYRWEALASAAVVIAVMAVGWSLMHAAPGESATDRMAMELYSNHIRSLMPEGEHLMDVASTDKHTVKPWFAGKIDFSPRVEDLKEEGFPLTGGRLDLLDGRPVAALVYKHGPEASPHIINLFIQPLADVPAAADEPRTDSYQGYRLISWRDSAMRYWAVSDLNREELDQFVGLLKQRAADDKAAR
- a CDS encoding metallophosphoesterase, yielding MTCRSNIDRSEASPTSVNQSDDGVDRRGFLECMAWAGTGLIWSVSGGVLSSRVFGDEPRGAGQADFTFVQISDSHIGFKKAPNQDVAGTLDRAVAQINSAAEPPALLLHTGDLTHLAKPAEFDTCAQIVSRAKVGGAFYVPGEHDVFTDDAKLYLERYGKGTRGNGWLSFDYRGVHFAGLVNVMNLKAGGLGVLGADQIDWLKQDLAGLADSTPIVVFAHVPLWTVYPKWGWGTEDSAQALALLKRFGSVTVLNGHIHQILQKVEGNITFHSARSTAFPQPEPGKAESPGPIKDVAADKLKRMLGVTRVSYVQGRRSLAIADATLVENG
- a CDS encoding sigma-54 dependent transcriptional regulator — translated: MPSLLVIDDDAMVLQIFRRVFQDTDTTVFTAELGAEGLEMVKRHRPDTVILDIVLPDMSGLTMFEKLHQLDPKIPVIFITAGGASDTAIEAMKLGAFDYLLKPLDFPKVRELVARAFEIRRFMHVPVSMAEESESDELGDALIGRCPAMQEVYKAIGRVAPQNVTVLIHGESGTGKELVARAIYQHSPRSAGRFLAVNCAAIPEALLESELFGHEKGSFTGADSKRIGKFEQCSGGTLFLDEVGDMTPLVQSKVLRVLQEQRFERVGGNETIETDVRIIAATNRDLEELVGKGEFRPDLYYRLNGFSIKLPPLRGRTEDVAVLLEHFLHRFSRELGKDVCEVSPEALEMMMRYRWPGNVREFQSVLKQALLQAIGSVLLPGFLPPAVRSAAGETNGEMESRPGEIAALEDFVDERMQARSTDLYAEVSAYVERIVLTRVLRHTGANQSTAAKILGITRGSLRNKIRTLGIRIDQVVNLADQQPAKLPRSLEPVG
- a CDS encoding response regulator encodes the protein MKSNEYGRDGGCGPANRTLRVLFVEDTPAGQLVGLRLFQAQGYRVFLAANGREAVEIFDREPVDLVVMDLHMPVMDGWQAVREIRRRESERPVPIVAVSAYSNPTDPEWFHAAGINAFVAKPIDKARLLQTIAQLCWKEESPRASE
- a CDS encoding sigma-70 family RNA polymerase sigma factor, coding for MPVDDADLQFEMKVLPHLDAAYNLSRWLTRNDHDAEDVVQEACLRAIRFIATHRGENSRGWLLAIVRNTCCTWLQKNRPSELNRTLPVDQTNEPPSGELDPPAMAIRKADREMVQRAVEELPIEYREVIVLRELDGMSYKEVAEIVGVPLGTVMSRLSRARKRLEQSLGQRLEKEADRGM